One Aphelocoma coerulescens isolate FSJ_1873_10779 chromosome 5, UR_Acoe_1.0, whole genome shotgun sequence DNA segment encodes these proteins:
- the LOC138111723 gene encoding rab9 effector protein with kelch motifs-like isoform X2, translated as MLHARRRRGRPGPAGSARQGGLAFYVLWALREPPRRLGSQSSQMGFQAWLPLPLPKQLVVFGLGDWSCYSPDTSIAVDVLVSPGVAPQRVGTLEPTRRSLVWEDDWRTDIFMASLKEMDKGNPVRLVLTVNGQLLRGVSSSTPAHPFLVPETTQSPVLPADDRVLGQDLEDPTAVKSQSSEVAARASVPVKKDIQPPLRTLVVPCALKSPAGKVESSEAWRKSPDQGPPRVHSKKPRKVLFEPTASERDLDEEDLAVKELQGSPSPRWCHAMCLSDLGTAVLIGGEGVNQQSCRDALWKLEIDNDLWLPVGFQLQNAVPSGLHGHTATYDPDTKHIYIFGGIREDKDYGRIYILDTVTWKWLFVAAKGRIPVLTYHSATIYHKELFVFGGTFPRKASLAVAPCSNMLYVFNPEHEIWYQPISEGEKPLPRLGHSATLLKNKLLIFGGRSTSLYLSDMHILDLGFMEYTPVPLLAGQPSARCFHAALAVSDQKVLISGGCNAKGALHDVFVFHLDTLSWSTVIHHDLCSVPRAGHTLLDLTPAHLMDMDKENKEEQNLHTVLVFGGSNCAGTFYNSTVKIQLDLG; from the exons ATGCTGcacgcccgccgccgccggggccggcCGGGGCCCGCGGGCAGCGCCCGGCAGGGCGGCCTCGCCTTCTACGTGCTGTGGGCTCTGCGGGAGCCGCCACGGCGGCTCGGCAg CCAGTCCAGCCAGATGGGTTTCCAGGCTTGGCTGCCCCTGCCATTGCCAAAGCAGCTGGTGGTGTTCGGGCTGGGAGACTGGAGCTGTTACTCTCCGGACACGAGCATCGCAGTGGATGTGCTGGTGTCCCCAGGCGTCGCACCACAGCGGGTCGGCACGCTGGAGCCCACCCGCAG GTCTCTGGTGTGGGAGGATGACTGGAGAACAGATATTTTCATGGCCTCGTTGAAAGAGATGGACAAAGGCAACCCTGTGAGGCTTGTCCTGACTGTCAATGGACAG ctgctccgaGGTGTCTCCAGCAGTACGCCTGCCCATCCCTTCCTTGTACCAGAGACCACCCagtcaccagtgctcccagcagatGATAGGGTCCTTGGCCAGGACCTGGAAGATCCTACTGCG GTTAAGAGTCAGAGCTCAGAGGTGGCTGCCAGAGCATCTGTGCCTGTGAAGAAGGACATCCAGCCACCACTGAGGACCCTGGTGGTACCCTGTGCTCTGAAGTCACCAGCTGGCAAGGTGGAATCCAGTGAGGCCTGGAGGAAGAGTCCTGACCAAGGACCACCAAGAGTCCACTCCAAAAAGCCCAGGAAAGTTTTGTTTGAACCCACAGCATCTGAGAGAGATCTCGATGAAGAAG ATCTGGCGGTGAAAGAGTTGCAAG GCAGTCCCAGCCCTCGGTGGTGCCACGCCATGTGCCTCAGTGACCTGGGGACAGCTGTTCTCATTGGTGGAGAAGGTGTCAATCAACAGTCCTGCAGGGATGCTCTCTGGAAGCTGGAAATTG ACAATGATTTATGGCTTCCAGTGGGTTTCCAGCTACAAAATGCCGTGCCATCGGGCTTGCATGGTCACACAGCTACCTACGACCCTGACACCAAGCATATCTACATCTTTGGGGGCATAAGGGAGGACAAAGACTACGGCAGGATCTACATTCTGGACACAGTCACCTGGAAATGGCTCTTTGTGGCT GCTAAAGGGAGGATACCAGTGCTCACCTACCACAGTGCAACTATCTACCACAAGGAGCTCTTTGTTTTTGGAGGAACTTTCCCCAGAAAGGCATCACTGGCAGTTGCACCCTGCAGCAATATGCTTTATGTCTTCAATCCAGAGCATGAAATTTGGTATCAGCCCATTTCAGAAGGGGAGAAGCCTCTGCCTAGGCTTGG GCATTCAGCTACTCTATTGAAAAACAAGctgctgatttttgggggtcgGAGTACTTCTCTCTACCTCAGTGACATGCACATTCTGGATCTGG GTTTCATGGAGTACACACCAGTCCCTCTCCTCGCAGGACAGCCTTCTGCACGTTG TTTTCATGCAGCTCTGGCTGTGTCGGACCAGAAGGTTCTGATCAGTGGAGGCTGCAATGCCAAAGGAGCCTTGCATGATGTCTTTGTTTTCCATCTAG ATACTCTCTCATGGAGCACAGTGATCCACCATGACCTCTGCTCTGTTCCCCGAGCTGGCCACACATTGCTTGACCTGACTCCTGCCCACTTGATGGATATGGACAAGGAGAACAAAGAGGAGCAGAACCTGCACACGGTGTTAGTCTTTGGGGGCTCCAACTGTGCTGGGACCTTTTATAACAGCACAGTCAAGATCCAGCTCGACCTAGGATAA
- the LOC138111723 gene encoding rab9 effector protein with kelch motifs-like isoform X4, producing the protein MASLKEMDKGNPVRLVLTVNGQVELTIMDLLMHVCGEPETTVMLQAYPLNTVLPEHLVCHRRWTADSCSLPVALSPESLLLRGVSSSTPAHPFLVPETTQSPVLPADDRVLGQDLEDPTAVKSQSSEVAARASVPVKKDIQPPLRTLVVPCALKSPAGKVESSEAWRKSPDQGPPRVHSKKPRKVLFEPTASERDLDEEDLAVKELQGSPSPRWCHAMCLSDLGTAVLIGGEGVNQQSCRDALWKLEIDNDLWLPVGFQLQNAVPSGLHGHTATYDPDTKHIYIFGGIREDKDYGRIYILDTVTWKWLFVAAKGRIPVLTYHSATIYHKELFVFGGTFPRKASLAVAPCSNMLYVFNPEHEIWYQPISEGEKPLPRLGHSATLLKNKLLIFGGRSTSLYLSDMHILDLGFMEYTPVPLLAGQPSARCFHAALAVSDQKVLISGGCNAKGALHDVFVFHLDTLSWSTVIHHDLCSVPRAGHTLLDLTPAHLMDMDKENKEEQNLHTVLVFGGSNCAGTFYNSTVKIQLDLG; encoded by the exons ATGGCCTCGTTGAAAGAGATGGACAAAGGCAACCCTGTGAGGCTTGTCCTGACTGTCAATGGACAG GTAGAGCTGACAATCATGGATCTGTTAATGCACGTCTGTGGTGAGCCTGAAACCACTGTGATGCTCCAGGCCTATCCTCTGAACACGGTTTTGCCAGAACACCTTGTGTGTCACAGGAGATGGACAGCAGACAGCTGTTCGCTTCCAGTTGCACTCTCTCCTGAGTCTTTG ctgctccgaGGTGTCTCCAGCAGTACGCCTGCCCATCCCTTCCTTGTACCAGAGACCACCCagtcaccagtgctcccagcagatGATAGGGTCCTTGGCCAGGACCTGGAAGATCCTACTGCG GTTAAGAGTCAGAGCTCAGAGGTGGCTGCCAGAGCATCTGTGCCTGTGAAGAAGGACATCCAGCCACCACTGAGGACCCTGGTGGTACCCTGTGCTCTGAAGTCACCAGCTGGCAAGGTGGAATCCAGTGAGGCCTGGAGGAAGAGTCCTGACCAAGGACCACCAAGAGTCCACTCCAAAAAGCCCAGGAAAGTTTTGTTTGAACCCACAGCATCTGAGAGAGATCTCGATGAAGAAG ATCTGGCGGTGAAAGAGTTGCAAG GCAGTCCCAGCCCTCGGTGGTGCCACGCCATGTGCCTCAGTGACCTGGGGACAGCTGTTCTCATTGGTGGAGAAGGTGTCAATCAACAGTCCTGCAGGGATGCTCTCTGGAAGCTGGAAATTG ACAATGATTTATGGCTTCCAGTGGGTTTCCAGCTACAAAATGCCGTGCCATCGGGCTTGCATGGTCACACAGCTACCTACGACCCTGACACCAAGCATATCTACATCTTTGGGGGCATAAGGGAGGACAAAGACTACGGCAGGATCTACATTCTGGACACAGTCACCTGGAAATGGCTCTTTGTGGCT GCTAAAGGGAGGATACCAGTGCTCACCTACCACAGTGCAACTATCTACCACAAGGAGCTCTTTGTTTTTGGAGGAACTTTCCCCAGAAAGGCATCACTGGCAGTTGCACCCTGCAGCAATATGCTTTATGTCTTCAATCCAGAGCATGAAATTTGGTATCAGCCCATTTCAGAAGGGGAGAAGCCTCTGCCTAGGCTTGG GCATTCAGCTACTCTATTGAAAAACAAGctgctgatttttgggggtcgGAGTACTTCTCTCTACCTCAGTGACATGCACATTCTGGATCTGG GTTTCATGGAGTACACACCAGTCCCTCTCCTCGCAGGACAGCCTTCTGCACGTTG TTTTCATGCAGCTCTGGCTGTGTCGGACCAGAAGGTTCTGATCAGTGGAGGCTGCAATGCCAAAGGAGCCTTGCATGATGTCTTTGTTTTCCATCTAG ATACTCTCTCATGGAGCACAGTGATCCACCATGACCTCTGCTCTGTTCCCCGAGCTGGCCACACATTGCTTGACCTGACTCCTGCCCACTTGATGGATATGGACAAGGAGAACAAAGAGGAGCAGAACCTGCACACGGTGTTAGTCTTTGGGGGCTCCAACTGTGCTGGGACCTTTTATAACAGCACAGTCAAGATCCAGCTCGACCTAGGATAA
- the LOC138111723 gene encoding rab9 effector protein with kelch motifs-like isoform X3: MLHARRRRGRPGPAGSARQGGLAFYVLWALREPPRRLGRSLVWEDDWRTDIFMASLKEMDKGNPVRLVLTVNGQVELTIMDLLMHVCGEPETTVMLQAYPLNTVLPEHLVCHRRWTADSCSLPVALSPESLLLRGVSSSTPAHPFLVPETTQSPVLPADDRVLGQDLEDPTAVKSQSSEVAARASVPVKKDIQPPLRTLVVPCALKSPAGKVESSEAWRKSPDQGPPRVHSKKPRKVLFEPTASERDLDEEDLAVKELQGSPSPRWCHAMCLSDLGTAVLIGGEGVNQQSCRDALWKLEIDNDLWLPVGFQLQNAVPSGLHGHTATYDPDTKHIYIFGGIREDKDYGRIYILDTVTWKWLFVAAKGRIPVLTYHSATIYHKELFVFGGTFPRKASLAVAPCSNMLYVFNPEHEIWYQPISEGEKPLPRLGHSATLLKNKLLIFGGRSTSLYLSDMHILDLGFMEYTPVPLLAGQPSARCFHAALAVSDQKVLISGGCNAKGALHDVFVFHLDTLSWSTVIHHDLCSVPRAGHTLLDLTPAHLMDMDKENKEEQNLHTVLVFGGSNCAGTFYNSTVKIQLDLG, encoded by the exons ATGCTGcacgcccgccgccgccggggccggcCGGGGCCCGCGGGCAGCGCCCGGCAGGGCGGCCTCGCCTTCTACGTGCTGTGGGCTCTGCGGGAGCCGCCACGGCGGCTCGGCAg GTCTCTGGTGTGGGAGGATGACTGGAGAACAGATATTTTCATGGCCTCGTTGAAAGAGATGGACAAAGGCAACCCTGTGAGGCTTGTCCTGACTGTCAATGGACAG GTAGAGCTGACAATCATGGATCTGTTAATGCACGTCTGTGGTGAGCCTGAAACCACTGTGATGCTCCAGGCCTATCCTCTGAACACGGTTTTGCCAGAACACCTTGTGTGTCACAGGAGATGGACAGCAGACAGCTGTTCGCTTCCAGTTGCACTCTCTCCTGAGTCTTTG ctgctccgaGGTGTCTCCAGCAGTACGCCTGCCCATCCCTTCCTTGTACCAGAGACCACCCagtcaccagtgctcccagcagatGATAGGGTCCTTGGCCAGGACCTGGAAGATCCTACTGCG GTTAAGAGTCAGAGCTCAGAGGTGGCTGCCAGAGCATCTGTGCCTGTGAAGAAGGACATCCAGCCACCACTGAGGACCCTGGTGGTACCCTGTGCTCTGAAGTCACCAGCTGGCAAGGTGGAATCCAGTGAGGCCTGGAGGAAGAGTCCTGACCAAGGACCACCAAGAGTCCACTCCAAAAAGCCCAGGAAAGTTTTGTTTGAACCCACAGCATCTGAGAGAGATCTCGATGAAGAAG ATCTGGCGGTGAAAGAGTTGCAAG GCAGTCCCAGCCCTCGGTGGTGCCACGCCATGTGCCTCAGTGACCTGGGGACAGCTGTTCTCATTGGTGGAGAAGGTGTCAATCAACAGTCCTGCAGGGATGCTCTCTGGAAGCTGGAAATTG ACAATGATTTATGGCTTCCAGTGGGTTTCCAGCTACAAAATGCCGTGCCATCGGGCTTGCATGGTCACACAGCTACCTACGACCCTGACACCAAGCATATCTACATCTTTGGGGGCATAAGGGAGGACAAAGACTACGGCAGGATCTACATTCTGGACACAGTCACCTGGAAATGGCTCTTTGTGGCT GCTAAAGGGAGGATACCAGTGCTCACCTACCACAGTGCAACTATCTACCACAAGGAGCTCTTTGTTTTTGGAGGAACTTTCCCCAGAAAGGCATCACTGGCAGTTGCACCCTGCAGCAATATGCTTTATGTCTTCAATCCAGAGCATGAAATTTGGTATCAGCCCATTTCAGAAGGGGAGAAGCCTCTGCCTAGGCTTGG GCATTCAGCTACTCTATTGAAAAACAAGctgctgatttttgggggtcgGAGTACTTCTCTCTACCTCAGTGACATGCACATTCTGGATCTGG GTTTCATGGAGTACACACCAGTCCCTCTCCTCGCAGGACAGCCTTCTGCACGTTG TTTTCATGCAGCTCTGGCTGTGTCGGACCAGAAGGTTCTGATCAGTGGAGGCTGCAATGCCAAAGGAGCCTTGCATGATGTCTTTGTTTTCCATCTAG ATACTCTCTCATGGAGCACAGTGATCCACCATGACCTCTGCTCTGTTCCCCGAGCTGGCCACACATTGCTTGACCTGACTCCTGCCCACTTGATGGATATGGACAAGGAGAACAAAGAGGAGCAGAACCTGCACACGGTGTTAGTCTTTGGGGGCTCCAACTGTGCTGGGACCTTTTATAACAGCACAGTCAAGATCCAGCTCGACCTAGGATAA
- the GSTZ1 gene encoding maleylacetoacetate isomerase isoform X1, with translation MAVSAAAAKPILYSYFRSSCSWRVRIALALKAISYDLVPVNLIKDGGQQFSAEFKALNPMQQVPALKIDGITISQSLAIINYLEETCPNPRLLPQDPKKRAQVRMIADHIASGIQPLQNLSVLKQMGEKKMEWAQNCIASGFQALEQILQHTAGRYCVGDEVSVADLCLVPQVANAERFKVDMGPYPTITRINKALLELEAFKTSHPSRQPDTPAELRA, from the exons CCGATACTTTACAGCTATTTCCGAAGTTCCTGTTCTTGGAGAGTGCGAATCG CACTGGCTCTGAAAGCAATTTCTTATGACCTGGTCCCAGTGAACCTCATTAAGGATGGAGGACAGCAG TTTTCTGCTGAATTCAAGGCACTGAATCCAATGCAGCAAGTCCCAGCCTTGAAAATTGATGGCATCACCATTTCTCAGTCA CTAGCTATAATTAATTACCTAGAAGAGACATGTCCTAACCCCAGGCTCCTGCCCCAAGATCCAAAGAAGAGAGCCCAAGTCAGAATGATCGCTGATCACATTGCCTCTGGTATTCAACCACTCCAG AACCTGAGTGTCCTGAAAcaaatgggggagaaaaaaatggaatggGCTCAGAACTGTATCGCGTCTGGCTTTCAAG CACTGGAGCAGATTCTGCAGCATACTGCTGGACGCTATTGTGTGGGGGATGAA GTTTCCGTGGCTGATCTGTGTTTAGTGCCTCAAGTTGCCAATGCTGAAAG aTTCAAAGTGGACATGGGTCCATACCCCACAATAACCAGAATAAATAAAGCTCTCTTGGAGTTAGAGGCCttcaaaacaagccacccttcCCGGCAGCCAGATACTCCTGCAGAGCTGCGAGCTTGA
- the LOC138111723 gene encoding uncharacterized protein isoform X1, translating into MLHARRRRGRPGPAGSARQGGLAFYVLWALREPPRRLGSQSSQMGFQAWLPLPLPKQLVVFGLGDWSCYSPDTSIAVDVLVSPGVAPQRVGTLEPTRRSLVWEDDWRTDIFMASLKEMDKGNPVRLVLTVNGQVELTIMDLLMHVCGEPETTVMLQAYPLNTVLPEHLVCHRRWTADSCSLPVALSPESLLLRGVSSSTPAHPFLVPETTQSPVLPADDRVLGQDLEDPTAVKSQSSEVAARASVPVKKDIQPPLRTLVVPCALKSPAGKVESSEAWRKSPDQGPPRVHSKKPRKVLFEPTASERDLDEEDLAVKELQGSPSPRWCHAMCLSDLGTAVLIGGEGVNQQSCRDALWKLEIDNDLWLPVGFQLQNAVPSGLHGHTATYDPDTKHIYIFGGIREDKDYGRIYILDTVTWKWLFVAAKGRIPVLTYHSATIYHKELFVFGGTFPRKASLAVAPCSNMLYVFNPEHEIWYQPISEGEKPLPRLGHSATLLKNKLLIFGGRSTSLYLSDMHILDLGFMEYTPVPLLAGQPSARCFHAALAVSDQKVLISGGCNAKGALHDVFVFHLDTLSWSTVIHHDLCSVPRAGHTLLDLTPAHLMDMDKENKEEQNLHTVLVFGGSNCAGTFYNSTVKIQLDLG; encoded by the exons ATGCTGcacgcccgccgccgccggggccggcCGGGGCCCGCGGGCAGCGCCCGGCAGGGCGGCCTCGCCTTCTACGTGCTGTGGGCTCTGCGGGAGCCGCCACGGCGGCTCGGCAg CCAGTCCAGCCAGATGGGTTTCCAGGCTTGGCTGCCCCTGCCATTGCCAAAGCAGCTGGTGGTGTTCGGGCTGGGAGACTGGAGCTGTTACTCTCCGGACACGAGCATCGCAGTGGATGTGCTGGTGTCCCCAGGCGTCGCACCACAGCGGGTCGGCACGCTGGAGCCCACCCGCAG GTCTCTGGTGTGGGAGGATGACTGGAGAACAGATATTTTCATGGCCTCGTTGAAAGAGATGGACAAAGGCAACCCTGTGAGGCTTGTCCTGACTGTCAATGGACAG GTAGAGCTGACAATCATGGATCTGTTAATGCACGTCTGTGGTGAGCCTGAAACCACTGTGATGCTCCAGGCCTATCCTCTGAACACGGTTTTGCCAGAACACCTTGTGTGTCACAGGAGATGGACAGCAGACAGCTGTTCGCTTCCAGTTGCACTCTCTCCTGAGTCTTTG ctgctccgaGGTGTCTCCAGCAGTACGCCTGCCCATCCCTTCCTTGTACCAGAGACCACCCagtcaccagtgctcccagcagatGATAGGGTCCTTGGCCAGGACCTGGAAGATCCTACTGCG GTTAAGAGTCAGAGCTCAGAGGTGGCTGCCAGAGCATCTGTGCCTGTGAAGAAGGACATCCAGCCACCACTGAGGACCCTGGTGGTACCCTGTGCTCTGAAGTCACCAGCTGGCAAGGTGGAATCCAGTGAGGCCTGGAGGAAGAGTCCTGACCAAGGACCACCAAGAGTCCACTCCAAAAAGCCCAGGAAAGTTTTGTTTGAACCCACAGCATCTGAGAGAGATCTCGATGAAGAAG ATCTGGCGGTGAAAGAGTTGCAAG GCAGTCCCAGCCCTCGGTGGTGCCACGCCATGTGCCTCAGTGACCTGGGGACAGCTGTTCTCATTGGTGGAGAAGGTGTCAATCAACAGTCCTGCAGGGATGCTCTCTGGAAGCTGGAAATTG ACAATGATTTATGGCTTCCAGTGGGTTTCCAGCTACAAAATGCCGTGCCATCGGGCTTGCATGGTCACACAGCTACCTACGACCCTGACACCAAGCATATCTACATCTTTGGGGGCATAAGGGAGGACAAAGACTACGGCAGGATCTACATTCTGGACACAGTCACCTGGAAATGGCTCTTTGTGGCT GCTAAAGGGAGGATACCAGTGCTCACCTACCACAGTGCAACTATCTACCACAAGGAGCTCTTTGTTTTTGGAGGAACTTTCCCCAGAAAGGCATCACTGGCAGTTGCACCCTGCAGCAATATGCTTTATGTCTTCAATCCAGAGCATGAAATTTGGTATCAGCCCATTTCAGAAGGGGAGAAGCCTCTGCCTAGGCTTGG GCATTCAGCTACTCTATTGAAAAACAAGctgctgatttttgggggtcgGAGTACTTCTCTCTACCTCAGTGACATGCACATTCTGGATCTGG GTTTCATGGAGTACACACCAGTCCCTCTCCTCGCAGGACAGCCTTCTGCACGTTG TTTTCATGCAGCTCTGGCTGTGTCGGACCAGAAGGTTCTGATCAGTGGAGGCTGCAATGCCAAAGGAGCCTTGCATGATGTCTTTGTTTTCCATCTAG ATACTCTCTCATGGAGCACAGTGATCCACCATGACCTCTGCTCTGTTCCCCGAGCTGGCCACACATTGCTTGACCTGACTCCTGCCCACTTGATGGATATGGACAAGGAGAACAAAGAGGAGCAGAACCTGCACACGGTGTTAGTCTTTGGGGGCTCCAACTGTGCTGGGACCTTTTATAACAGCACAGTCAAGATCCAGCTCGACCTAGGATAA
- the GSTZ1 gene encoding maleylacetoacetate isomerase isoform X2 has product MASEKPILYSYFRSSCSWRVRIALALKAISYDLVPVNLIKDGGQQFSAEFKALNPMQQVPALKIDGITISQSLAIINYLEETCPNPRLLPQDPKKRAQVRMIADHIASGIQPLQNLSVLKQMGEKKMEWAQNCIASGFQALEQILQHTAGRYCVGDEVSVADLCLVPQVANAERFKVDMGPYPTITRINKALLELEAFKTSHPSRQPDTPAELRA; this is encoded by the exons ATGGCATCTGAAAAG CCGATACTTTACAGCTATTTCCGAAGTTCCTGTTCTTGGAGAGTGCGAATCG CACTGGCTCTGAAAGCAATTTCTTATGACCTGGTCCCAGTGAACCTCATTAAGGATGGAGGACAGCAG TTTTCTGCTGAATTCAAGGCACTGAATCCAATGCAGCAAGTCCCAGCCTTGAAAATTGATGGCATCACCATTTCTCAGTCA CTAGCTATAATTAATTACCTAGAAGAGACATGTCCTAACCCCAGGCTCCTGCCCCAAGATCCAAAGAAGAGAGCCCAAGTCAGAATGATCGCTGATCACATTGCCTCTGGTATTCAACCACTCCAG AACCTGAGTGTCCTGAAAcaaatgggggagaaaaaaatggaatggGCTCAGAACTGTATCGCGTCTGGCTTTCAAG CACTGGAGCAGATTCTGCAGCATACTGCTGGACGCTATTGTGTGGGGGATGAA GTTTCCGTGGCTGATCTGTGTTTAGTGCCTCAAGTTGCCAATGCTGAAAG aTTCAAAGTGGACATGGGTCCATACCCCACAATAACCAGAATAAATAAAGCTCTCTTGGAGTTAGAGGCCttcaaaacaagccacccttcCCGGCAGCCAGATACTCCTGCAGAGCTGCGAGCTTGA